The following are encoded together in the Prionailurus viverrinus isolate Anna chromosome B3, UM_Priviv_1.0, whole genome shotgun sequence genome:
- the LOC125168840 gene encoding olfactory receptor 4F21-like translates to MGGLNDSVVTEIVLLALSCSWEKKLFLILICSLLYLGVILGNLFILFLVIFDSHLHSPMYFLLANLSLIDVGLSSTTVPKIITDLLNEYKVISFQSCMTQICFIHIIGGVEMVLLIAMAFDRCTAICKPLHYLSIMNPKICVSFVITGWVTGVIHAMSQFLFVINLPFCGPNKVDSFYCDFPKIIKLACTDAAKFEFIVTANSGFMSMGTFFLLILSYSFILITVWKRSSGELSKAFVTLSAHITVVFLFFTPCMFLYVWPSPPPSIDKNLFVVDFAITPVLNPVIYTLRNKDIRLSIKRLHKRISNSKFC, encoded by the coding sequence ATGGGTGGACTAAATGACTCTGTGGTCACTGAAATTGTGTTACTGGCCCTTTCTTGCtcttgggaaaaaaaactttttcttattttgatatgTTCTTTGCTGTATTTAGGGGTCATCTTGggaaacctttttattttgtttttggtaatttttgattCTCACCTACATTCTCCCATGTACTTCCTGCTGGCCAACCTGTCCCTCATTGATGTGGGTCTTTCCTCTACTACAGTTCCAAAGATAATCACAGACCTCTTAAATGAATACAAAGTAATTTCTTTCCAAAGTTGTATGACACAGATATGCTTCATCCACATCATAGGAGGAGTGGAGATGGTGTTACTCATAGCCATGGCATTTGACAGGTGCACAGCAATCTGTAAGCCTCTTCACTACCTGAGCATCATGAACCCTAAAATATGTGTTTCATTTGTAATCACTGGGTGGGTAACTGGGGTGATCCATGCTAtgtctcagtttttgtttgttataaACTTGCCTTTTTGTGGTCCTAATAAAGTGGACAGCTTTTACTGTGACTTTCCTAAGATCATAAAACTTGCATGCACAGATGCGGCCAAGTTTGAGTTTATCGTTACTGCCAACAGTGGCTTCATGAGCATGGGCACCTTCTTCCTGCTAATCCTttcctattcattcattttgatcacTGTCTGGAAACGTTCTTCAGGAGAATTATCCAAGGCATTTGTCACTTTGTCAGCTCACATCactgtggtgtttttgtttttcactccaTGCATGTTTCTGTATGTCTGGCCTTCTCCCCCACCTTCAATTGATAAAAATCTGTTCGTTGTAGACTTCGCTATTACCCCTGTCTTGAATCCTGTTATCTATACACTAAGGAACAAAGACATAAGGTTATCTATAAAAAGACTGCACAAAAGGATATCTAACTCCAAATTTTGTTGA
- the LOC125168842 gene encoding LOW QUALITY PROTEIN: olfactory receptor 4F21-like (The sequence of the model RefSeq protein was modified relative to this genomic sequence to represent the inferred CDS: inserted 1 base in 1 codon), with amino-acid sequence MNGLNESVVSEFMLLGLASSWETKVFLMLIFSLIYLGIILGNLFIFFLVIFDSHLHSPMYFLLANLSLIDVGLSSTTVPKMITDLLNEYKRISFQSCMTQICFIHIMGGVEMVLLIAMAFDRYTAICKPLHYLNIMNPKICVSFVIAGWVIGVIHAMSQFAFIINLPFCGPNKVDSFYCDFPRIIKLACTDGAKFEFIIAANSGFMSMGTFFLLILSYIFILVTVWKRSSGDLSKAFVTLSAHITVVVLFFTPCMFLYVXPFPTSSIDKYLFIVDFAITPVLNPAIYTLRNKDIKISIKRLSKWGHYVKFC; translated from the exons ATGAATGGACTAAATGAATCTGTTGTTTCTGAGTTTATGTTGTTGGGACTCGCTAGTTCTTGGGAAACTAAAGTTTTTCTCATGTTGAtattttccttgatttatttGGGGATCATCCTgggaaatcttttcattttctttttggtaatttttgattCTCATTTACATTCTCCTATGTACTTCCTGCTGGCCAACCTATCCCTCATTGATGTGGGGCTTTCCTCTACCACAGTTCCAAAGATGATTACAGACCTTCTAAATGAGTATAAGAGAATTTCTTTCCAAAGTTGTATGACACAGATATGCTTCATCCACATCATGGGAGGAGTGGAGATGGTGTTACTCATCGCCATGGCATTTGACAGGTACACAGCAATCTGTAAGCCTCTTCACTACCTGAACATCATGAACCCTAAAATATGTGTTTCATTTGTAATTGCTGGCTGGGTCATTGGGGTGATCCATGCTATGTCCCAGTTTGCTTTCATTATAAACTTGCCCTTTTGCGGTCCTAATAAAGTAGACAGCTTTTACTGTGACTTTCCCAGGATCATAAAACTTGCATGCACAGATGGAGCCAAGTTTGAGTTTATTATTGCTGCCAACAGTGGCTTCATGAGCATGGGCACCTTCTTCCTGCTAATCCTTTCCTATATCTTCATTTTGGTCACTGTCTGGAAACGTTCTTCAGGAGACTTATCCAAAGCATTTGTCACTCTGTCAGCTCACATCACTgtggtggttctatttttcactCCATGCATGTTTCTCTATG TGCCTTTCCCCACGTCATCAATTGATAAATACCTATTCATTGTTGACTTTGCTATCACCCCTGTCTTGAATCCTGCCATCTATACATTACGGAACAAAGACATAAAGATATCAATAAAAAGATTGAGCAAATGGGGACATTATGTCAAATTCTGCTGA